A single region of the Amphiprion ocellaris isolate individual 3 ecotype Okinawa chromosome 4, ASM2253959v1, whole genome shotgun sequence genome encodes:
- the caly gene encoding calcyon neuron-specific vesicular protein isoform X2, translating into MVKLGSNLSDKLEKQPSADDGFDNIPLITPLEVNQLQQSFTDKVIVKTSTQYQLQQQKKNKLYVPSIKKLNINFYSDVSEKAKITGLILITLAFLTSLLLLLMYKTMWYDQLTCPEGFILKKHCSPAALEMYYTEQQQQQEPGVHSGTNTGLYAALSHLNQVKRTEPELPSPWLPVISALKEAEVAKQGGEPLKGALEGEK; encoded by the exons ATGGTGAAGCTGGGCAGCAATCTGTCAGATAAGCTGGAGAAGCAGCCGTCTGCGGATGATGGCTTTGATAATATTCCCCTCATCACACCCCTGGAGGTCAACCAGCTCCAACAGTCATTCACAGACAAA GTCATTGTGAAGACGTCAACACAGtaccagctgcagcagcagaagaagaacaagCTGTATGTTCCCAGCATCAAGAAGCTAAATATCAACTTCTACAGTGATGTTTCTGAGAAAGCCAAG ATCACAGGTCTGATCCTCATTACTTTGGCTTTCTTGACCAGCCTGCTCCTTCTGCTCATGTATAAAACCATGTGGTACGATCAACTAACCTGCCCAGAGGGTTTCATCCTTAAG AAGCACTGCAGCCCTGCAGCTCTGGAGATGTActacacagagcagcagcagcagcaggagcccGGCGTCCACAGCGGCACCAACACCGGGCTTTACGCCGCTCTCAGCCACCTCAACCAGGTCAAGAGGACTGAGCCTGAGCTGCCGTCGCCATGGTTACCAGTCATCAGCGCTCTGAAGGAGGCCGAGGTGGCCAAACAAGGCGGCGAGCCGCTTAAAGGAGCGCTGGAGGGAGAAAAGTGA
- the LOC111583512 gene encoding trace amine-associated receptor 13c-like gives MMDNLDGAELCYPQLLNFSCRGLRRSHSEVTLLYTLLSSISVLTVALNLLVIISISHFKQLHTPTNVLLLSLAISDLLVGLLVMPVETVRFIETCWLLGDLMCALSYIIGANLISASVGNMVLISIDRFVAICYPLQYPNKITHSRAQVSVSLCWTCSLLYNGLILKDHLRQPDRYNSCYGECLVVIDYISGTVDLVFTFIGPCSVIVVLYMRVFAAAVSQARAMQSHITTVAGSMATITAKKSEKKAARTLGVVILVFLMTFCPYYYPSVAGQDISNSASSWAIVSWLMLFNSCLNPLIYAFFYPWFRKAIRYTVTLKILEKDSSQANIL, from the coding sequence ATGATGGACAACCTGGACGGAGCTGAACTCTGCTACCCTCAGCTGCTCAACTTCTCCTGCAGAGGTTTGAGACGTTCTCACTCTGAGGTCACCCTCCTCTACACACTGTTGTCCTCCATCTCTGTGCTCACCGTAGCCCTCAACCTGTTGGTTATCATCTCCATCTCCCACTTCAAGCAGCTCCACACCCCCACCaacgtcctcctcctctccctggCCATCTCAGACCTGCTGGTCGGGCTGCTGGTGATGCCGGTGGAAACGGTGCGGTTCATAGAAACCTGCTGGCTGTTGGGGGACCTCATGTGTGCTCTGTCGTACATTATCGGTGCCAATCTCATCTCGGCCTCTGTGGGGAACATGGTGCTTATATCGATAGACCGTTTCGTAGCTATTTGCTATCCTCTGCAATATCCCAACAAAATCACTCACAGCAGGGCTCAGGTGTCTGTAAGTCTGTGCTGGACCTGTTCACTGCTGTACAACGGGCTGATCTTAAAGGACCACCTGAGGCAGCCGGACAGATACAACTCCTGCTACGGAGAGTGTTTGGTGGTGATTGACTATATCTCTGGAACTGTAGACCTTGTTTTCACGTTTATTGGCCCCTGCTCAGTCATTGTCGTTCTGTACATGAGAGTGTTTGCTGCAGCCGTGTCTCAGGCTCGAGCTATGCAGTCTCATATTACAACTGTTGCAGGCAGTATGGCAACAATCACTGCAaagaaatcagagaaaaaagcaGCCAGGACTCTTGGTGTTGTGATATTAGTGTTTTTGATGACTTTCTGTCCTTATTATTATCCTTCTGTAGCAGGACAAGACATCTCAAACAGTGCTTCGTCCTGGGCCATTGTGTCCTGGTTGATGCTTTTCAACTCTTGTCTGAATCCTCTGATTTATGCCTTTTTCTATCCGTGGTTTAGAAAAGCCATCAGGTATACAGTCACCCTGAAGATACTAGAGAAGGACTCCTCTCAGGCAAACATACTTTAA
- the caly gene encoding calcyon neuron-specific vesicular protein isoform X1 produces the protein MVKLGSNLSDKLEKQPSADDGFDNIPLITPLEVNQLQQSFTDKVIVKTSTQYQLQQQKKNKLYVPSIKKLNINFYSDVSEKAKITGLILITLAFLTSLLLLLMYKTMWYDQLTCPEGFILKQKHCSPAALEMYYTEQQQQQEPGVHSGTNTGLYAALSHLNQVKRTEPELPSPWLPVISALKEAEVAKQGGEPLKGALEGEK, from the exons ATGGTGAAGCTGGGCAGCAATCTGTCAGATAAGCTGGAGAAGCAGCCGTCTGCGGATGATGGCTTTGATAATATTCCCCTCATCACACCCCTGGAGGTCAACCAGCTCCAACAGTCATTCACAGACAAA GTCATTGTGAAGACGTCAACACAGtaccagctgcagcagcagaagaagaacaagCTGTATGTTCCCAGCATCAAGAAGCTAAATATCAACTTCTACAGTGATGTTTCTGAGAAAGCCAAG ATCACAGGTCTGATCCTCATTACTTTGGCTTTCTTGACCAGCCTGCTCCTTCTGCTCATGTATAAAACCATGTGGTACGATCAACTAACCTGCCCAGAGGGTTTCATCCTTAAG CAGAAGCACTGCAGCCCTGCAGCTCTGGAGATGTActacacagagcagcagcagcagcaggagcccGGCGTCCACAGCGGCACCAACACCGGGCTTTACGCCGCTCTCAGCCACCTCAACCAGGTCAAGAGGACTGAGCCTGAGCTGCCGTCGCCATGGTTACCAGTCATCAGCGCTCTGAAGGAGGCCGAGGTGGCCAAACAAGGCGGCGAGCCGCTTAAAGGAGCGCTGGAGGGAGAAAAGTGA